From the genome of Ralstonia insidiosa:
TGCCGGCCAGTGCCAGCGACACGATATCGGTCGCCACCGGGCCATAGCGCGATTCCACGCTGTCGATGTCGGCCACCAGCGCGCGGCCGCGATCGGTGGCGTCCTTGGCGTTGGCGATCATTTCCTTAAGCAGCTTGAGTTGCTTCTGCACGTCTTCGTGCGCGCGGAAAACCTCGGCCTTCTCCAGTTCCAGGTCTTGCTGCGTAACCACCAGCACCAGGTTGCGTGCGGCAATGGCGCGGCGGTCCACCGCTGTGCGCACTTCCGTGGCAACTGCGGCACGGGCGTTGATGCCGTGCACGAAATTGGAAAAACCTTCGGTCGAATTGGACAGCGCGTGCAATGACATGCCTGATACCACGACGACAATGGCTGCCAGCACGCCAAAGCCTGCAGTGAGCTTGGCCTTGATGGTCATCTGAGAAAGATTCACAGCGTCCTCCAGTCTTACGGGATGGGTGCAATCGTGATTGGCCTGGCTGCCCGGTATGGCACGAGAGAAGCGGGCGAACCTGCCACCGTTTTATTGCCGTTTGCTGCGGACTTCGAAAACGTCACCGTTGGAGAGGTGAGACCGGTTACTCCGGTTTGATTCTGTTGATCTTCACGGGGTTATCGGCGGGGTATGGAAATCCTGAACATCAATTTTGTGCAGGTTTCCACTTAGTTCTTTCTAAGGCTGTGGAGGCCTTGATCTATAAGGATTAGCGCCTTTTCCGGTTGTGGTCGCCGCACAATTTCGGATTGCGTGATGGGTTTTACGGATCACTCCCCAAGTGAAGGGGAAAATACCTTATTTTGATTAATTTAAGTCAGGTATAAGCTCAGTTTGCGGCGTTGGTTCATATAGGAAACGTTTTCGAGTGATGTATTAATCCGCTTACACATCGCTACCGCTCTCTGTATGTAAATAAAAAAGCCCGCCAGAAAAAGCGCGGGCCGATAATGCGAATGAACCTCGTTTACTGAAGAGCAGATGCTGGCAAGACCGGCAGCACGACTTTGGACGGGTGCGTCGCATCGTTATAGAACGTCAGTAAGCCCTCCCTGTGGCAGGTTGCTCACGCCCACGGCCACGCGCAGCTTGTGGCCCTTGCTGATCAGTGCGCTGGTCGGGAACACCCCCAGCCGTGTGCGCCAACAGCTTGGGCGCAGTCGATCAAGCTCCAAGCATGCCTGTCGCTGTACGGTGCGCGGCGGGCTTGGCGCCGTCATCCGCACGTGTTTTCGGCCCGAAACATCCGGCGTGTTACGTAACGCACCGCGTAACGAACGTGAGAGAAGCGTCCCCCACGTGCCGTTTTCGGATGAGAAAATTGCACCCCACCAAGGTAGGGATTCGGCCGGCAAAGGCTTGCCCGTATTGCGTTTCAAACAGGGGCGTTCCGTGTTCGAGTCGGGCAAACGGCAGCTATCGCCTTGTCGTCAAAACTGGCACAGACGTTGCGTAATTCGGTCAGACCCGCCCGGCACAGGGCGCCACGCAAAGACAGAAGGGGGCCATCATGAACCGCACCATTCAGGACGTCGAAATTGCCGCCGCCATCGATTCGGACCTGCTGCGCCGTCGCCAGCAGTTTGCTGGTCAGCCCGCCGCCTGGCAGGTGTGGTCCGAAGCCGCACACGTCGCTACCTTGAATGAGCGCGCACGCAGCGCCTTCATCGAGCGCGTGGCTGCCAGCCGCGGCGCGGACATCGCACTGCGCCTGCTGATGAAGGCCCAGTCAATCCGCGAACAGGTTACGCAGACGCTGTTGACCGAGGCGTCGGCAACGCTGCACTGAGGTTGCGCGAGGGGGATGCAGGCACGCACGACGTGTCGGCACGTGGGATGCAAAAGGCCTTGTCGGGAGACGGGGCCTTTTGTTTTTGTGGGTAG
Proteins encoded in this window:
- a CDS encoding DUF7696 family protein, which codes for MNRTIQDVEIAAAIDSDLLRRRQQFAGQPAAWQVWSEAAHVATLNERARSAFIERVAASRGADIALRLLMKAQSIREQVTQTLLTEASATLH